The proteins below are encoded in one region of Halorhodospira halochloris:
- a CDS encoding thioredoxin family protein — translation MKHIKVLGSGCTKCNKTAQIIEEKAANMGLTVQVEKETRPEALFEYGVMSTPAVVVDEQLVHSGSIPESGKIEEWLK, via the coding sequence ATGAAACACATAAAGGTCTTGGGTAGTGGATGTACCAAGTGCAATAAAACCGCGCAGATTATTGAAGAAAAGGCTGCTAATATGGGCCTAACTGTACAGGTGGAGAAAGAGACGCGCCCTGAGGCGCTGTTCGAGTATGGGGTTATGTCTACGCCTGCTGTCGTTGTTGACGAACAACTCGTGCACAGCGGTTCGATACCAGAGAGTGGCAAGATTGAGGAGTGGTTAAAGTGA
- a CDS encoding permease: MLEIFAYIATLSTEGVLGLDQDKNLTQTLHFFIESTTKIFALLIVLIYVIALARASLNVERVRAFLAGKNRLLGYFLGSTFGAVTPFCSCSSVPVFIGFTSARIPIGITMAFLITSPMINEVAVVLLWGLLGWELTLLYVVVGFAVGMLGGAFLDAIRAERYLQPFLAKAYEQGSSSALAEPENKRLSLSERHEFAKGETKEIFRRVWKWVFIGVGLGALLYGYVPDGWFEKNLGDGAWWQVPVAVLVGIPLYTNITGVVPVMESLILQGLPIGTTLAFCMSTVAASFPEFVLLKQVMQWRLLVIVFLMLLLAFTVAGWILNLVGPLLFAGV, translated from the coding sequence ATGCTGGAGATATTTGCCTATATAGCGACTCTGTCCACTGAGGGAGTGCTGGGCCTTGATCAGGATAAGAACCTAACCCAGACCCTGCATTTCTTTATTGAAAGTACAACTAAGATCTTCGCCCTCTTGATTGTACTAATATACGTTATCGCGTTGGCGCGGGCCTCGCTTAATGTCGAGAGGGTCAGGGCTTTTCTGGCTGGTAAGAATAGGTTGCTGGGATATTTTCTTGGGTCTACCTTTGGTGCCGTTACTCCATTTTGTTCGTGTTCGAGTGTGCCGGTATTTATCGGCTTTACTTCAGCCCGTATACCTATTGGTATAACGATGGCGTTCCTTATTACCTCGCCGATGATCAACGAAGTGGCTGTTGTGCTGCTCTGGGGGCTGCTGGGCTGGGAGTTGACTCTGCTCTACGTGGTGGTCGGCTTCGCCGTAGGTATGCTGGGCGGTGCATTCCTGGATGCCATTAGGGCAGAGCGCTATCTGCAACCCTTTCTAGCCAAGGCTTATGAGCAGGGGAGTAGTAGCGCCTTAGCTGAGCCGGAGAACAAGCGCCTTAGCCTTAGCGAGCGGCATGAATTTGCTAAGGGTGAGACTAAAGAGATCTTCCGGCGGGTATGGAAGTGGGTTTTCATTGGGGTCGGGCTAGGGGCCTTGCTCTATGGCTATGTGCCAGACGGCTGGTTTGAGAAGAACCTGGGCGACGGTGCGTGGTGGCAGGTGCCTGTTGCTGTGCTAGTTGGTATTCCACTTTATACTAATATCACCGGGGTTGTGCCGGTGATGGAGAGCCTTATTCTGCAGGGGTTGCCGATTGGTACTACGTTAGCCTTTTGTATGAGCACGGTGGCAGCTAGCTTCCCCGAGTTCGTCCTGCTCAAGCAGGTTATGCAGTGGCGGTTGCTGGTAATCGTCTTCCTAATGCTATTGTTAGCGTTCACAGTGGCAGGCTGGATACTGAACCTGGTTGGGCCGCTGCTATTTGCCGGGGTGTGA
- a CDS encoding succinate dehydrogenase/fumarate reductase iron-sulfur subunit, translating to MRFTLQVWRQSGPESPGEFVEYEAADISADSSFLEMLDVVNERLSSSGQEPIHFDHDCREGICGACGLMINGHPHGPIAGITTCQLHMRHFSDGQRIIIEPWRAAAFPVIKDLVVDRTALDRIIAAGGYASVNTGGAPDANSLPVAKEDSERAMDAATCIGCGACVAACPNAAAQLFTAAKATHLALLPQGQAERQQRARAMVAQMEAEGFGYCTNHGECQAACPKGVSMDNIAFLNYDFRKAWLEALSSR from the coding sequence GTGAGGTTTACCCTGCAAGTATGGAGACAGTCCGGCCCCGAGTCCCCGGGCGAGTTCGTCGAGTACGAGGCAGCGGATATCAGCGCCGACAGTTCGTTTCTCGAGATGCTCGATGTCGTCAACGAGCGTCTTAGCAGCAGCGGTCAGGAGCCGATACACTTCGATCACGATTGCCGGGAAGGTATCTGTGGCGCTTGCGGCTTGATGATTAACGGCCACCCCCATGGCCCGATTGCAGGCATTACCACATGCCAACTGCACATGCGCCACTTCAGCGATGGCCAGCGCATCATCATCGAACCTTGGCGGGCGGCAGCCTTCCCGGTTATTAAGGATCTGGTTGTCGATCGTACCGCGCTCGATCGGATTATTGCCGCCGGCGGTTATGCCTCAGTAAACACCGGCGGCGCACCGGATGCTAACTCCCTACCGGTCGCCAAAGAGGATAGCGAGCGCGCCATGGATGCAGCAACATGTATCGGCTGCGGGGCGTGCGTGGCTGCGTGTCCGAATGCGGCAGCACAGCTATTTACCGCCGCCAAAGCGACTCACTTAGCGCTGCTTCCGCAGGGTCAGGCCGAACGTCAGCAGCGGGCCCGGGCGATGGTGGCGCAGATGGAGGCCGAAGGGTTTGGCTACTGCACCAATCACGGCGAGTGCCAAGCCGCCTGCCCGAAAGGTGTGTCGATGGATAATATTGCCTTTTTAAATTACGATTTTCGCAAGGCTTGGTTGGAGGCTCTCTCAAGCCGGTAG
- a CDS encoding SLC13 family permease: MESYRQRIGLFLGPIVFIVGLLLGPPGGLEQAEWMVAVVVILMAIWWISEALPLAATALVPVVAFPALGVMPVGDVTQAYGNHLIFLFLGGFFIAVTMQRWNLHRRIALHTINLVGPQPQRMILGFMLATAGLSMWISNTATAMMMLPIALAVLTQSRDEAHSRGEELAPGFGIALMLGVAYAASIGGIATLIGTPPNAVLAGQLEELYDVDITFASWMAFGLPMAVIFLAITWLFLACGRNCRNIKTLPGGQERIRAELNEIGGMDSAEKRVLIVFVTVALAWIMRGFLPDGVLDELGDASIAIAGALALFLLPSGKQKGERLLDWETAAKIPWDIVLLFGGGFAIAAGFSATGLSETLAESLEVLGGVPIILIIAACVALVVFLTEVTSNTATATVFIPLMGALAVATGFNPLVLMAAVAVAASCAFMLPVATPPNAVVFGSRALSVPDMARAGLVLNMVTILLTTLFVYFLLPVVMGIELTGAIEQGASK, from the coding sequence ATGGAATCTTATAGGCAGCGCATCGGGCTTTTCCTCGGACCAATAGTGTTCATCGTCGGCCTACTCCTTGGGCCTCCCGGCGGGCTGGAACAAGCAGAGTGGATGGTAGCCGTGGTCGTTATACTGATGGCGATCTGGTGGATCAGCGAAGCGCTGCCCCTGGCTGCTACCGCCCTAGTTCCCGTCGTTGCCTTTCCAGCTCTCGGAGTGATGCCGGTCGGAGATGTGACACAGGCCTACGGTAACCACCTTATTTTCCTATTCCTCGGTGGTTTTTTTATCGCCGTAACGATGCAGCGCTGGAACCTACACCGGCGCATCGCGCTGCATACCATCAACTTGGTCGGCCCGCAGCCGCAGCGCATGATCCTCGGCTTCATGCTCGCCACCGCCGGCTTATCAATGTGGATCAGCAACACCGCTACGGCGATGATGATGCTGCCGATCGCCCTCGCCGTGCTGACCCAAAGCCGCGACGAGGCGCACTCGCGCGGTGAGGAGCTAGCTCCCGGATTCGGCATAGCACTCATGCTCGGGGTTGCCTACGCTGCCTCCATCGGTGGTATTGCTACCCTTATCGGCACCCCGCCTAATGCCGTGCTCGCTGGACAGTTAGAAGAGCTCTACGATGTCGACATCACCTTCGCTAGCTGGATGGCCTTCGGCCTGCCTATGGCGGTTATCTTTCTCGCCATAACCTGGCTATTTCTTGCCTGCGGCCGTAACTGCCGGAACATCAAAACTTTACCCGGAGGGCAGGAGCGAATCCGCGCTGAGCTGAACGAGATAGGCGGCATGGACAGCGCCGAGAAGCGCGTTCTCATAGTCTTCGTAACCGTTGCCCTAGCCTGGATCATGCGTGGCTTCCTGCCCGATGGCGTACTTGATGAGCTGGGCGATGCCAGCATTGCTATTGCCGGTGCCCTGGCCCTCTTTCTGTTGCCCTCCGGCAAACAGAAGGGTGAACGCCTGCTTGACTGGGAGACCGCCGCCAAAATCCCCTGGGACATAGTGCTCCTGTTCGGTGGCGGCTTCGCTATCGCCGCTGGCTTCTCGGCTACTGGCCTCTCGGAGACCCTGGCAGAGAGCCTAGAGGTGCTAGGCGGCGTCCCCATCATCTTGATAATCGCAGCTTGTGTCGCCTTAGTGGTATTTCTCACTGAGGTGACTTCTAATACCGCAACCGCTACAGTATTTATACCGCTGATGGGGGCCTTGGCGGTCGCTACCGGCTTCAACCCGTTGGTGCTAATGGCCGCAGTCGCCGTAGCCGCCTCCTGCGCCTTCATGTTACCGGTCGCCACCCCCCCTAACGCCGTGGTATTCGGCAGTCGCGCGCTGAGCGTACCGGACATGGCGCGTGCCGGACTAGTGCTGAACATGGTAACCATCTTGTTGACGACCCTGTTCGTCTACTTCCTCTTGCCGGTAGTAATGGGTATCGAGCTGACCGGCGCGATTGAGCAAGGGGCTTCCAAGTAA
- a CDS encoding fumarate reductase/succinate dehydrogenase flavoprotein subunit produces the protein MSASSATEHSSPRLDSRIPPGALADKWQRHQNALRLVSPANRRRFEIIVVGSGLAGASAAAALAEMGYRVRCITFHDSPRRAHSVSAQGGINAAKDYGNDSDSIERLFQDTIKGGDFRAREANVYRLAEVANSIIDHCVAQGVPFNRDYGGLLDVRSFGGAQVARTFYTRGQTGQQLLLGAYQALMRQVDRGQVTLHPRTEMLDLVLHDGQARGVVCRDLLSGQINSYSGHAVVLASGGYANVYYLTTNAKACNSTALWRAHRRGAFMANPCFTQIHPTCIPPASEQQGKLTLMSESLRNDGRVWVPQAAGDKRPPNEIPESERDYFLERKYPAFGNLAPRDISSRAAKEVVDEGRGVGPSGVGVYLDLADSIARLGKRAIAERYGNLFEMYQMITGEDPWQVPMRIYPAPHYTMGGLWVDYNLMSTIPGLFVIGEANFSDHGANRLGASALMQGLADGYFILPSTLTDYLAGHLGEQPPATDHPAFQQTQRDVAERLDRLHNINGSRSADSFHRQLGKLMWEGCGMAREATQLRELQENIGALRQEFYKDLAVPGSASGVNQELEKAARVEDFFELAELMVRDALEREESCGGHFRVEHQSSGGEALRDDSRFAHVTAWEYRGAEQPAAQHHEQLSFEHASLQERSYK, from the coding sequence ATGAGCGCATCCAGCGCCACCGAGCATTCTTCGCCGCGGCTCGACAGCCGCATACCGCCCGGAGCGCTGGCGGATAAGTGGCAGCGCCACCAAAATGCCCTGCGCCTGGTTAGCCCTGCCAACCGCCGGCGCTTTGAGATCATTGTGGTTGGCTCTGGACTCGCCGGGGCATCCGCCGCCGCAGCCCTAGCCGAGATGGGCTATCGGGTTCGCTGTATCACCTTCCACGACTCGCCGCGCCGAGCCCATAGCGTCTCCGCCCAGGGCGGTATCAATGCCGCTAAGGACTACGGTAACGACAGCGATAGTATTGAGCGGCTGTTTCAGGACACCATCAAAGGGGGCGATTTCCGGGCCCGCGAGGCCAACGTCTACCGACTCGCCGAAGTCGCCAACAGCATCATCGATCACTGTGTCGCTCAGGGAGTACCGTTTAACCGTGACTACGGCGGTCTACTCGATGTCCGCTCGTTCGGCGGCGCGCAGGTAGCCAGAACCTTTTACACCCGCGGTCAAACCGGCCAGCAACTGCTACTCGGCGCTTATCAGGCACTAATGCGCCAAGTCGATCGCGGGCAAGTCACGCTGCATCCGCGCACCGAGATGCTCGACCTAGTCCTACATGATGGCCAAGCCCGCGGAGTTGTCTGCCGCGACTTGCTAAGCGGCCAGATCAATTCTTACTCCGGCCACGCCGTTGTACTCGCCAGCGGCGGGTATGCCAACGTCTACTACCTGACCACCAATGCCAAGGCGTGCAACTCCACCGCGCTGTGGCGTGCCCATCGCCGCGGCGCCTTCATGGCCAACCCCTGCTTTACCCAGATCCACCCCACTTGTATCCCGCCAGCGAGCGAACAGCAGGGCAAGCTGACCCTGATGAGTGAGTCACTGCGCAATGATGGTCGGGTCTGGGTGCCGCAAGCAGCCGGCGATAAGCGCCCGCCCAACGAAATACCCGAATCTGAGCGCGACTACTTCCTGGAGCGCAAATATCCTGCCTTCGGCAACCTTGCCCCGCGCGATATAAGTTCGCGCGCCGCCAAAGAGGTGGTTGATGAGGGGCGCGGCGTTGGACCTTCGGGAGTCGGCGTCTACCTCGATCTTGCTGACTCCATAGCCCGCCTCGGCAAACGCGCCATCGCCGAGCGCTACGGCAACCTCTTCGAGATGTACCAGATGATTACTGGCGAGGATCCGTGGCAGGTACCAATGCGCATCTACCCGGCGCCCCACTACACCATGGGCGGGCTATGGGTCGATTACAATTTAATGTCGACTATCCCCGGGCTATTCGTCATTGGCGAGGCCAACTTCTCTGATCACGGTGCCAACCGCCTCGGCGCTAGCGCACTGATGCAAGGCCTTGCTGACGGCTACTTCATACTGCCCAGCACCCTGACCGACTATCTAGCTGGCCACCTTGGCGAACAGCCCCCGGCCACCGACCACCCGGCATTCCAACAGACCCAGCGCGATGTGGCCGAACGCCTGGATCGGCTGCACAATATTAATGGCTCCCGCAGTGCAGACTCCTTCCACCGCCAGCTCGGCAAACTAATGTGGGAGGGCTGCGGCATGGCCCGCGAGGCCACACAGCTGCGCGAGTTACAGGAGAATATCGGCGCATTACGCCAAGAGTTCTATAAAGATCTCGCTGTGCCTGGCAGCGCTAGCGGAGTTAACCAGGAGCTGGAAAAGGCGGCTCGGGTCGAGGACTTTTTCGAGCTAGCCGAACTCATGGTCCGCGACGCCCTGGAGCGTGAAGAGTCCTGCGGCGGCCACTTCCGGGTCGAGCACCAGAGCTCTGGCGGCGAGGCGCTACGTGACGACAGCCGCTTCGCCCACGTTACGGCGTGGGAGTATCGCGGCGCGGAGCAGCCCGCGGCCCAACACCATGAACAGTTGAGCTTTGAGCACGCCAGCCTACAAGAGAGGAGTTACAAGTGA
- the tspO gene encoding tryptophan-rich sensory protein TspO has product MLFLIFLAACAVAAATGHFFGPGQWYAKLNKPEWTPPNWVFPLGWAIMYPAMAIAAWRVGISGHDLVPLALALWALQLALNTLWTPIFFGLQQIFTALVAICCMWVAVLFTTGVFLTVDWLAGLLFLLYLAWASFASALNYEVWKRNSDVSAEG; this is encoded by the coding sequence ATGCTTTTTTTGATTTTCCTGGCAGCATGTGCAGTGGCGGCGGCGACTGGGCACTTTTTTGGTCCGGGTCAGTGGTATGCCAAGCTCAATAAACCCGAGTGGACACCGCCTAACTGGGTCTTCCCGCTTGGCTGGGCGATAATGTACCCGGCTATGGCTATAGCGGCATGGCGGGTAGGCATATCGGGCCACGATCTCGTGCCGCTGGCTCTGGCTCTGTGGGCACTGCAACTTGCCCTGAACACCTTGTGGACACCGATATTCTTCGGTCTGCAGCAAATATTTACGGCCTTGGTAGCTATTTGCTGCATGTGGGTAGCGGTGCTGTTTACCACGGGTGTATTCTTAACCGTCGATTGGTTGGCTGGATTGCTCTTCCTGCTCTACCTCGCTTGGGCTAGCTTCGCTTCTGCCCTCAACTATGAAGTGTGGAAGCGCAACAGCGATGTCTCCGCTGAGGGGTGA
- a CDS encoding SDR family oxidoreductase produces the protein MSTQHNNLNIVITGASRGLGLALGREFVKRGDGLVICSRSQSSLELALDELKGHASDSSVVSGVTCDTSSPSAMANFAAFAKDRLGHIDRWINNAGTAGEHKRPLWELSNEDIASTCNTNLTGAVLGCAEAVRLMRDQKGASEPKYHIFNLGFSNFGANNSRTPVPHKASKLGVAALTRHLARELRENSERSIGVHEISPGLVHTELLLRDTNEQIKQIIAILAEQPEPVARVLAPKIRAARGTNTTIRHRSTLAMLWRAARCIPAISRISKESHR, from the coding sequence ATGTCGACTCAACATAATAACCTAAATATTGTTATCACCGGGGCGAGCCGCGGACTTGGCCTTGCTCTGGGCAGGGAGTTCGTCAAGCGGGGGGATGGCTTGGTCATCTGCTCGCGCAGTCAGTCCTCTCTGGAGCTGGCCCTAGATGAACTCAAAGGACATGCCAGCGATTCTAGTGTCGTCAGCGGTGTAACCTGCGATACAAGCTCCCCCTCGGCAATGGCAAACTTCGCCGCATTTGCCAAAGACCGGCTTGGCCATATCGATCGCTGGATTAACAATGCGGGGACTGCTGGCGAACATAAACGCCCACTTTGGGAGCTAAGTAATGAGGACATAGCCAGCACGTGCAATACCAACCTCACTGGTGCCGTGCTCGGATGCGCCGAAGCCGTCCGGTTGATGAGGGATCAGAAAGGGGCCTCAGAACCTAAGTACCACATCTTCAATCTCGGCTTTTCAAATTTTGGCGCTAACAATTCACGCACCCCGGTGCCCCATAAAGCCAGTAAACTAGGGGTGGCTGCCCTGACCAGGCACTTGGCACGCGAATTGCGGGAAAATAGCGAGCGATCTATAGGTGTCCACGAGATCAGCCCCGGGCTTGTTCACACCGAACTGCTCTTGCGTGATACCAACGAGCAAATCAAGCAGATAATCGCCATCCTCGCTGAGCAACCCGAACCAGTCGCTCGAGTACTAGCACCGAAAATAAGAGCGGCCCGAGGCACAAACACCACTATAAGACATCGCTCCACACTGGCTATGCTCTGGCGGGCGGCGCGCTGCATTCCTGCCATAAGCAGGATCAGCAAGGAGTCACACCGATAA
- a CDS encoding YciI family protein, translating to MFYAIISKDVDNSLPLRKQARPEHLARLEQLRDQGRLLMAGPFPAVDAENPGDAGFQGSLVVAEFASWEAAQQWADDDPYVKAGVYKDVEVLPFKAVMP from the coding sequence ATGTTTTATGCAATCATTAGCAAAGATGTAGATAACAGCCTGCCGCTGCGCAAACAGGCCCGACCCGAGCACCTCGCTCGCTTGGAGCAGCTGCGGGATCAAGGGCGGCTCCTTATGGCAGGCCCATTTCCCGCAGTTGACGCCGAAAACCCGGGCGACGCCGGTTTTCAAGGCAGTCTCGTAGTGGCTGAGTTTGCCTCTTGGGAAGCAGCACAACAGTGGGCTGACGATGACCCATATGTGAAGGCGGGGGTTTACAAAGATGTAGAAGTCCTGCCCTTTAAGGCGGTAATGCCCTAG
- a CDS encoding succinate dehydrogenase cytochrome b subunit, whose translation MASKQDHPSNGNNQVDGLAHGLANPATPRARPGCNRWLELWRSQLGKKYAMAISGFILIAYVLVHLLGTLKVFAGPEATNAYADWLRTVGSPLLPEYFAIWALRVILLLSVIVHIVAAVQLVRLARAARPVEYAAREHRTVDIASRTMRWGGVIITLFIIFHVLHLTTGHAHHDFSADVYRNIVSGFQQWYVSLFYIIACAALALHIYHGLWSALQTMGSTYRGFHRGGRSPAVVVAVVIGLGNISLPLAVMVGVIE comes from the coding sequence ATGGCGAGCAAACAAGACCACCCGAGCAATGGCAACAACCAAGTCGACGGCTTGGCGCACGGCTTAGCCAATCCCGCAACGCCACGCGCACGGCCGGGCTGCAACCGCTGGCTTGAACTGTGGCGCTCGCAACTCGGCAAGAAGTACGCCATGGCCATCAGCGGGTTTATCCTCATCGCCTACGTGCTAGTCCATTTGCTCGGCACCTTGAAGGTCTTCGCTGGCCCTGAGGCGACTAACGCCTACGCCGACTGGCTGCGCACCGTCGGCTCGCCGCTGCTGCCCGAGTACTTTGCCATCTGGGCCCTGCGGGTAATCCTGCTGCTCAGTGTAATCGTCCACATCGTCGCTGCTGTTCAACTAGTCCGGCTAGCCCGCGCGGCCCGCCCTGTAGAGTATGCCGCCCGCGAACACCGCACAGTAGATATCGCCTCGCGCACCATGCGTTGGGGCGGGGTGATAATAACCCTGTTCATTATCTTCCATGTACTACACCTGACCACCGGCCACGCCCATCACGACTTCAGCGCCGACGTCTACCGCAATATTGTCAGTGGCTTCCAACAGTGGTACGTATCACTGTTCTATATTATTGCTTGTGCCGCGCTGGCGCTGCACATCTACCACGGCCTGTGGAGTGCCCTGCAGACCATGGGCTCGACTTATCGCGGCTTTCATCGCGGTGGGCGCTCGCCTGCCGTAGTAGTCGCTGTAGTGATTGGCCTCGGCAACATCTCGCTGCCACTAGCGGTTATGGTTGGGGTAATTGAGTGA
- a CDS encoding tetratricopeptide repeat-containing response regulator: MGEIDYSNKSALVVDDIPNMRSTLREMLRSIGIKNVTDVSTGERALEALDNGDFDVVLCDYNLGRGKDGQQVLEEARYRGLIRLSTVFIMVTAESAHYRVMGTVEHQPDDYLTKPLAQALLAKRIERHLLRRQGLRAIDYAVSLGAYERAIEVCDQFLAKGVGNPDELMRLKLDYCLRLARHEQAEQVCREALQSRRVAWALTGIGRVRMAQGKLAEARKQLQEALDEHPNYMEAYDLLADVLVRIDDIPQAQQLLDKALDISPNSVVRQRRLGEVARSAGDTETAERAYRRAAALGKGSVQRSHTDYAELAKIQAVRGAPEINIEQTLGDMRREARGRGEAGVEAALAEAAVYRELGREEQAAKAYAQAGDAYNNLGGNVSAKVALELGQAALTQGDTELGMATIKQAVKNHHDDEKVINQAQALLAKSGMGEEGERTIKALTQDVRDKNNRGVALARQGKLQDSVRLFEQALKELSMNVTVNLNAAQVYLMLAKQGDDSGSLLRQAESCLDRVEQLDPQNTKLHSLQGVSKRLRGQDQPY; the protein is encoded by the coding sequence ATGGGTGAGATAGATTATTCCAATAAGAGTGCGTTGGTGGTTGACGATATCCCCAACATGCGCTCGACATTGCGCGAGATGCTGCGCAGTATCGGCATCAAGAATGTCACCGATGTCAGCACTGGTGAACGGGCCCTGGAAGCTCTCGATAATGGCGATTTCGATGTTGTTTTGTGCGACTACAATCTGGGCCGGGGCAAGGATGGTCAACAGGTCTTGGAAGAGGCCAGATATCGTGGCTTAATCAGGCTTTCAACCGTTTTTATTATGGTAACGGCGGAGAGTGCCCACTACCGGGTTATGGGGACGGTGGAGCACCAGCCGGATGATTATCTGACCAAACCATTAGCTCAAGCCCTGTTGGCTAAGCGTATAGAGCGCCATCTATTGCGTCGCCAGGGGCTGCGTGCGATTGATTACGCGGTTAGTTTAGGGGCGTATGAGCGCGCGATCGAGGTCTGTGATCAATTTCTTGCAAAGGGGGTGGGCAATCCCGACGAGTTGATGCGCCTGAAGCTCGATTACTGCTTGCGCCTTGCCCGCCATGAGCAAGCCGAGCAGGTATGCCGCGAAGCGTTGCAAAGCCGCCGGGTGGCTTGGGCCCTGACCGGTATTGGCCGGGTGCGCATGGCTCAGGGAAAGCTGGCAGAGGCCCGCAAGCAGCTCCAGGAGGCTTTGGATGAGCACCCAAATTATATGGAGGCTTATGACCTGCTCGCTGACGTCCTGGTGCGTATCGATGATATCCCCCAGGCGCAGCAGTTGCTTGATAAGGCGCTGGATATTTCACCCAATTCGGTGGTTAGGCAGCGCCGCTTGGGCGAGGTGGCGCGCAGCGCCGGAGATACTGAGACCGCAGAGCGAGCCTATAGGCGCGCGGCAGCTTTAGGCAAAGGCTCGGTACAGCGCTCGCATACAGATTACGCTGAGTTGGCCAAGATTCAGGCAGTGCGAGGTGCCCCAGAGATAAACATCGAGCAGACCTTGGGGGATATGCGCCGCGAGGCTCGCGGGCGTGGGGAGGCAGGCGTGGAAGCCGCTCTCGCCGAGGCTGCAGTTTACCGCGAGCTTGGTCGTGAGGAGCAGGCTGCAAAAGCCTATGCTCAGGCTGGCGATGCCTACAACAATCTTGGCGGTAATGTCTCAGCCAAGGTTGCCCTCGAGTTGGGTCAGGCTGCCTTGACTCAGGGTGATACTGAACTGGGCATGGCAACCATTAAGCAAGCAGTAAAAAACCACCATGATGATGAGAAGGTAATAAACCAGGCCCAAGCCCTGCTTGCTAAATCGGGTATGGGCGAGGAGGGCGAGCGTACGATCAAGGCCCTCACTCAAGATGTGCGGGATAAGAATAATCGTGGGGTTGCTTTGGCTCGGCAAGGCAAGCTTCAAGATTCAGTGAGGCTCTTTGAGCAAGCCCTCAAAGAGTTGTCCATGAACGTTACGGTAAATCTGAATGCGGCCCAAGTATATTTAATGTTGGCTAAGCAGGGCGATGACAGTGGCTCGCTATTAAGACAGGCTGAGTCGTGTCTGGACCGGGTAGAGCAGCTGGACCCACAGAACACCAAGCTACACAGCCTGCAGGGGGTCTCCAAGCGTCTGCGTGGCCAAGACCAGCCCTATTAG
- a CDS encoding PP2C family protein-serine/threonine phosphatase encodes MDIVGESHRGHVREKNEDRIDWDKEAGVVVLADGLGGLPFGDEAARLAVESVINIAQAHHGADHTWLESGGEPADLIHLANRAVLSYTERDRRYEGMGTTLALLCTAPDEVAIAHVGDSRIYLLRNNQLKLLTTDHTPVQRALSNGEISEDEAKFSPERNVLERALGAVTHAEPDVERLPREPGDIFLLCSDGLTAHLDDTEIEEVLKDPNKDYLEERCHALIRQALERGGRDNISVILVAL; translated from the coding sequence ATGGATATAGTCGGTGAGTCCCATCGCGGCCATGTAAGAGAAAAGAACGAAGATCGAATCGACTGGGACAAAGAGGCTGGCGTTGTAGTCCTCGCTGACGGCCTGGGCGGACTCCCCTTTGGTGATGAGGCCGCGCGGTTAGCGGTCGAGAGCGTAATCAATATCGCCCAGGCCCACCACGGCGCCGACCATACCTGGCTCGAATCGGGAGGCGAGCCCGCTGACTTGATCCACTTGGCAAATCGTGCAGTACTCTCATACACAGAGCGCGACAGGCGCTATGAGGGCATGGGCACCACCTTGGCTTTACTTTGCACTGCTCCAGATGAGGTGGCCATAGCCCACGTTGGTGATTCTCGCATATATCTACTGCGCAACAATCAATTGAAGTTACTCACCACCGACCACACCCCGGTGCAGCGTGCGCTCAGTAACGGCGAGATCAGTGAAGATGAAGCTAAATTTTCCCCCGAGCGCAATGTTCTCGAACGTGCCTTAGGGGCCGTTACCCATGCAGAGCCCGACGTAGAGCGCCTACCTAGGGAGCCAGGGGATATCTTCCTGCTTTGCTCGGATGGTCTGACTGCTCACCTTGATGACACAGAGATTGAAGAGGTACTCAAAGATCCTAATAAGGACTACTTAGAGGAACGCTGCCACGCCCTTATCCGCCAAGCACTCGAGCGCGGTGGCAGAGATAACATATCGGTTATCTTGGTTGCGCTCTAA